The sequence aaagatgaatttttgaacaaaactatgaattttctgcaaaaaaaaaaaatttcacaaagaagattaatattctaccacaaaagacaaaatttaaataatgcagtaaactttttaaacaaaaaaaattaattttttactatcatgacgaatttttaattaaaaaacaaaattaattttgaaccaaatagttcaatattctatCACAAAGATGAAGTTTTGaccaacaatatgaattttcgatcaataaagactaattttccactaaaaattatacattttatcccaaaaatgaaatagttctatttagagttaaaaataaaaatcattgtttaaccataaataatgaattttaaataaaactcttaaatttggaaccaaaacacttaatttttcgcaaagaagattaatattctaccaagaaaagacgaattttaaacaacgcagtacattttttaacaaaaaaatgaatttttttactataatgatggatttttaattttaaataattaatttcaaaacaaatagttcaattttcgaccataaagataattttttgtcaccaaagatgaatttttgaccaaaaatatgaattttctaccaaaaaaatactaattttccactaaaaataacaaattttccactaaaaattatacatttccactccaaaatgaaatagttctatttagagttgcaaaaattaatgtttaaccataaagaacgaattttcaataaaattgttaagttttgagcaaaaaaaaattaatttttcacaaagaagattaatattctactacaaaagacgaattttaaagaacgcagtacattttttaacaaaaaaatgcatttttttactataatgatggatttttaattttaaataattaattttaaaacaaatagttcaatttttgaccacaaagatgaatttttgttaacaaacatgaatttttgaccacaaatatgaagtttttaccaagaaaatactaattttccactaaaaatgatacattttcatcccaaaatgaaatagttatatttacggtttaaatagttaatgtttaaccataaagagcgaatctttaataaaactattaaattttgaaccaaaaaaattaatttttcacaaagaagattaatattctaccaacaaaagacgaattttaaacaacgcagtacattttttaacaaaaaaatgaatttttttactataatgatggatttttaattttaaataattaatttcaaaacaaatagttcaattttcgaccataaagataaatttttgtcaccaaagatgaatttttgaccaaaaatatgaatttactaccaaaaaaatactaattttccactaaaaataacaaattttccactaaaaattatacatttccaccccaaaatgaaatagttctatttagagttacaaaaattaatgtttaaccataaagaacgaattttcaataaaattgttaagttttgagcaaaaaaaaattaatttttcacaaagaagattaatattctaccacaaaagacgaattttaaacaacgctgtaaaatctttaaagaaaaaaatgcattttttactatcatgacgaatttttaattaaaaaaaagtaattttgaaccaaatagttcaatattctatcacaaagatgaatttttgactaaaaagattaattttctaccaaaaaagaccaattttcaactaaaaatgatatattttcaacccaaaataatatatatttatagttaCGGTTTAAATAGTTAATGTTTAACCATAAAgaacgaatcttcaataaaatagtaaaattttaaaccaaaggaatgaattttctaccaaatttttgaatttttcacaaagtgctTTTAAATCTAAACTTATTAACTTCCTGATCTGCAGCAACCTTAAGAAACTacaattttatccaatttttcagTTCATTGAATGTTCGTATTGCGAACGACCTACTTTTGGATTTGGACAAAACTCTCATCTGCCTAGAGAAGCAAGGACCTCTGAAGAAAATAGAATGTTCCAAAAACGTCCAAGGAATTTTGCAAGCTGGcaattgagaaaaatttgaaaaattcaaagctcaagttttatttttttaacagtttttatatttttatcacacAATTTTTATTACCCACTCAAAAACCTCAACAAAAACGGAATCTTTCGtactttctacaaaacattatCGTTAAGAACATTACAATTATATAGTCATCATcgttcagaaaattatttaaaaaatatcatattcacgtaattaattaattgttaattaaagtatttaatcAGTGAAGACTTGCAGCTCCAAACATAATTTCCCTCTCAAATTGTTCGGCTTTGAGCGTGCCATCAATTGACTGACAGTCAGGATTAAATACTGAATAAGCGCTAATTTCTCCCTCTTTTTTGGGACCGGATCTCGTGTTTGCCCATATTAAATAGAAACTTGAAAGTATGAAGTATACGGCGCCGAATTCTAATCGCAAAGCTAGGGCGTAAAGTGTGGCCCAGagtaaaaaatagagaaagtagATTGTCCAGGTGACAAGCGAATTCTCTGGAGGAGGTGCCTCGATACTCTCTTCTGATTGGATGCTTTCCTGATCATCAGAATCCTGCGGCTGCAGTTTTACAAGATCCTTGAAGACGGATAAAAGTATTAGGTGAAaaggttctttttttcaatttacaaaagtattttttttcggGTTACACCCGTTCctacacaatttttttctacataaaatatattgtacacaagtatattgattatattttacctacacaaaattttttctacacaaaatgtttcctacacaaaatttactactgttatattttccttacacaaaatgtttcctacacagaatttgatactgttatatttttcctacacggcaattttctacacagaagatttcctacacagaatttaatattgtttaatacttttat comes from Belonocnema kinseyi isolate 2016_QV_RU_SX_M_011 chromosome 5, B_treatae_v1, whole genome shotgun sequence and encodes:
- the LOC117172830 gene encoding SAYSvFN domain-containing protein 1; the encoded protein is MDTKLATYRNKKRKKEMIESAKSKLKEFLLLWKRFFIKSPETKAEAEDLVKLQPQDSDDQESIQSEESIEAPPPENSLVTWTIYFLYFLLWATLYALALRLEFGAVYFILSSFYLIWANTRSGPKKEGEISAYSVFNPDCQSIDGTLKAEQFEREIMFGAASLH